GGAAGTAATGGTGAATATTGATAAAATCGATTTAAAACTAAATGCAGGCACCAAAAATAAACTGAATGATTTTGTAACCATGATTCAGAGTTTTCAGGTTATTAATGAAAATCAGGATGCTTTTTATATTACAGACCATGTGGCCAAAAAAACAGGTTTGGTTCAGGAACTGAAAAAAGATGCTACACCGGAAGGGATGGCGAAAATTCAGAATATTGAAGAGCTTTTAAATGGTATTAAAGATTTTACTGAGGGGCAAAAAGAAATTGACGGCGCAAGAGGTGCTTTGTCTGAATTCATGGAAGATGTTGCTTTGGCTACCGATTTGGATAAGGACACATCAGATGAAGACCGTGTTGCCTTAATGACAATTCACCTGGCAAAAGGATTGGAATTTCCGCATGTTTTTGTGGTGGGAATGGAAGAAGATTTGTTTCCGAGTGCCATGAGTATGAGTACAAGAAGTGAATTAGAAGAAGAGCGTCGTTTATTTTATGTAGCGTTAACCCGTGCAGAACATCAGGCATATTTAACGTACGCACAATCCCGTTATCGATGGGGAAAATTAACAGATAGCGAGCCGTCACGTTTTATTGAAGAAATTGACGGGCAATATCTGGAATTTTTAACACCATCCGAAAGCAATTACCGCTATAAACCAACGATTGATAGCGATATTTTTGGAGATGTTGATAAATCTAAACTAAGACTTTCAAAACCAATAGGAGGAACTCCTCCTAAACCTGTTACAGATAATAGTCCAAAACCTGATTTAAATATCAGAAAGTTAAAACCTGTTGCAGGAAATAATCCAAATGGTGGTTCGGCAAACTTATTTGATAACAAGCTGACCATAGGAAATGTAGTAATGCACGAACGTTTCGGAAAGGGGCAGGTTGTAAATTTAGAGGGTGTCGGAGCTGATAAAAAAGCCGAAATAAAATTTGAGGTTGGCGGAATTAAGAAATTACTTTTAAGGTTTGCTAAACTGGATGTTGTAGGATAAATAATTACACGTCATAAATATGAAAGATGAAAATTAAAAAATATAATGTTTTAAGGCAGAATAAAATCTAACTTTAAACAAAAAAATATGGCAGAATTTATAAAAATATACCCCGACAAACCCAGTGAAGCTGCAATTGCAAAAGTGGTTAAAGTACTTCAGAATGGTGGCTTAGTTATTTATCCAACAGATACTGTTTATGGTCTGGGTTGCGATATAACTAATTCAAGGGCTTTAGAAAAAATTGCAAAAATTAAGGGAGTTAAATTAGAAAAAGCGAATTTCTCTTTTATCTGTCATGACCTGAGTAATTTATCAGATTACGTGAGACAGATTGATACTTCTACTTTTAAAATATTAAAAAGAGCATTGCCAGGTCCTTATACGTTTATTTTGCCAGGTAATAATAATTTGCCTAAAGAGTTTAAAAAGAAAACAACTGTAGGGATACGTGTTCCTGATAACAATATTATTCTCGAAATTGTACGGCAATTAGGGAATCCTGTTGTTTCAACATCAATACGGGATGAAGATGATGTGATTGAATACACTACTGATCCTGAATTGATTTTTGAGAAATGGCAAAATCTTGTTGATATGGTGATTGATGGAGGTTATGGAGATAATGTTGGTTCTACCATCATAGATCTGTCCGAACATGAGCCGGTAATTGTAAGAGAAGGAAAAGGAGATATTGATATTTTGTAAAAAAATACTTAAACGGACTAGCTATTCAAAAATATTAAGTAACTTTAGAATTAGTTAAATTTAGTTAGTTAATTAAAAATAGTAATGTCCTTTATTGGTAAGGATAAAAAAAGCAGGTCAATTGAGACCTGCTTTTGTGTAAATAATATGAAGTGAATTATTATTGCTGTTGTTTTTTCATTTCTTTTTCAATCATATCATAGAACTGATCGATTTTTGGCATAACAACAATACGGGTTCTTCTGTTTTTACCTTTGTTTTCAGCAGTATCATTTGGTACCAAAGGAATATAAGAGCTTCTACCTGCTGCAATTAATTTAGCCGGATTTACTCCTAAATCGTTTGTCAATACTCTAACAATAGAAGTAGAACGTTTCACACTTAAATCCCAGTTGTCTAACAAAATTCCGTTGCTTTTATAAGGAACGTTATCTGTATGACCTTCAACCATACACTCAAAATCAGGTTTGTCGTTTACTACTTTTGCTACTTTTGCTAAAACTGATTTTGCTTTATCAGTTACATCATAGCTTCCACTTTTAAATAATAATTTGTCAGCGATAGAAATAAATACAACTCCTTTTTCAACGTTGATTTCGATATCCGGATCATTGATTCCAACAGCTCCTTTTAAACTTGTAACCAATGCTAATGTTACACTGTCTTTTTTAGTAAGAGCGTCCTGAAGTCTTGATATTTTAAGATCTTTTTCTTTTAAGCTTTCTAATGATTTCTCAAGATTTTCAGCTCCTTTTGTAGTTAAAACGGTTAAGTCTTTAGAACTGTTGATTAAATCCTGATTGTGCTCTTTATAGCTTGCAGCTGTGGCAGCCAGACCAGCTTTTTCTTCAAGGCAGGCATTCAGTTTAACCGTGCATGAATTTAAAAGGTCTTGAGTTTCTTTGTTTTTAGCTTCCAATTCGGCATATTTCTTTTTAGAAACACACGATGTTAGAGCCATAAGGACTGTTAAAGCAATTGCTATTTTTCTCATAATGTTAAATTTAATTAGACGTTGATTTACAAATTTAATTCTTAATATTTTGATTAGTGTTAAAGATTTCTTTAAAAAAAGTCAATTTCTTTATATAATATATGAAAACGATACTTTTTACTGTGTAGTATTTCTGTATTTGAAAATCTTTCCTCTTTTTTAGATAAGATACTGACATGCAGTAAAATGAAAAATGCGCATGTAAAACAGCAAGCGTATGTTTAATTTTTCCTTGTGTTAAAAATCGCATTCCGGCAATGCCATCTAAGATCATTCTGAATAAAATAATAAAAAACAATTTTCTTTTGGGAAGATTTTTTACTAGCATCAAAAGTGAATTTCTAAAATTCAAATACGTTTTTTTTGGGTTACCCTGTTGCAAAGTTGCCCCTCCAACATGATAAACAACAGATTTAGGATTGTATTTAATGATATGGCCCTCATTTGATGTACGCCAGCATAGATCAATTTCTTCCTGATGTGCAAAAAACGATTCATCAAATCCTTCCAGTTCATCGTAAACTTCTTTTCTGATAAAGAAACAAGCCCCCGAAGCCCAGAATATTTCGCAATTGTCATCATACTGTCCATTATCTTTCTCTATAGTATCAAAAATACGCCCTCTGCAAAATGGATATCCATATTTATCAACAAAACCACCTGCAGCTCCTGCATATTCAAAATATTCTTTATTCTTAAAATCAAGGATTTTGGGCTGTATAATAGCAGTTTGTTTTTCTGCTTCAAAAGTTTCAATTATGGGTTTAAGCCAGTTTTCTGTTACTTCAATATCCGAATTGACTAAAGCATAAATTTCAGCATTAACCTCTTTCAAAGCATCATTATAGCCCTTGGCAAAACCATGGTTACCAGTATTTTTAATGATTTTTACGATTGGGAAGTGCTGCTGGACAAAATTTACAGAATCATCTGTTGAAGCATTATCGGCTACATATATAGCAGCATCGGGAGAAAATTGAATTACTGATGGCAAAAATTGTTCTAATAACTTTATTCCATTCCAATTTAAAATGACAACAGCAATTTTATCCAAAAGTAATATTTTTAATTATTTAATAAATTTCTTTGTAATCGGGAAGGGATTTTAAAAACTCATATTTTTCATTTTCAAAATCCATCTGACAATAATAATGATGCAGACCATTTGTGACTTTCAAAAACCGTGCCTGCATTGTCATATTATAACGTGCAATCTGATCAAAAGTTGCTTGCGATATTTTTACTTCGGGTGCTTTACATTCTACTAATATGTGTATAGAACCATCCGGATTAAAAACTACAACATCATAGCGTTTTCGTAAACCATTGACCGTTAAAACTTTCTCCACGTTTATCAGCGATCTGGGGTATTTTTTTTCATTCATTAAATAATGAACAACATGCTGACGAACCCATTCTTCGGGGGTAAGAATTATAAATTTTTTTCTGATTTCATCAAAAATGGACACTTTATTTTCGTTATTTTTGAATCGAAAATTATAGATTGGAAAATTTAATCGCTGCATAAAGCAAAAATATATAAAATAGTTTCAGGTTTCAAATTTCAGGTTTCAAGTTATTGAGATTTGAAGCTTGAAATTTGAAACTTGAAAAACAAAATGTTTGAATGGACGAAGTTGTAAAAATTGTTAATGATATAAAAGCGGGAAATATAAAGCCAATTTATTTTTTAATGGGTGAAGAACCATATTACATTGATAAATTATCCGAATATATTGAGCAGAATGTCCTTTCAGAAGAAGAAAAAGGATTTAATCAGACGGTTTTATACGGAAGGGATGTTTCTGTAGAAGATATCGTTTCAACTGCAAAACGATATCCAATGATGGCAGACCGTCAGGTTGTTATTGTAAAAGAGGCTCAGGATTTATCAAGAACAATTGATAAAATTGAATCGTATGTCAATAATCCAATGGATACAACGGTTTTGGTTTTTTGTTATAAATACAAAACACTTGATAAACGTAAAAAAGTGACTAAATTATTAGCGCAAAACGGAATCGTATATGAAAGTAAAAAATTATACGAAAATCAGGTAGGAGACTGGATTAAACGTGTTCTTGCCGGAAAAAAATATACCATCGATCCGAAAGCAAATGCCATGTTGGTAGAGTTTTTAGGGACTGATTTGAGTAAAATTAATAATGAATTAGAGAAATTACAGATTATTTTACCTCAGGGTACAATGATTACGCCTCAGCATATTGAGGAAAATATTGGTTTCAGCAAAGATTATAACGTTTTTGAACTTCGAAAAGCAATTGGTGAACGTAATCAATTAAGAGCTTATAAAATCGCAGAAAATTTTGCTCATAATCCAAAAGAATATCCACTTGTAATGACAACCGGATTAGTTTTTGGATTTTTCGTACAGCTTTTAAAATACCATGGACTGAAAGATAAAAATCCTAAAAATGTAGCTGCAGCAATTGGTGTAAACCCTTATTTTTTAAAAGAATATGATTTAGCTGTAAAGAACTATCCAATGCGAAAAGTGAGTCAGATTGTAGGGGCTCTAAGAGATGTTGATTTAAAAAGTAAAGGTGTAGGTGCTAATGCTTTACCTCAATCTGATCTGCTAAAAGAAATGCTGTATAAAATTTTTAATTAAGCCGTGAAAATTCACGATATTTGCATTTCTAAAAAAATAATACCTCTTTAAATTAATTACACAATTATGGGAATGAATAAAAATACCGTTTTAGGATGGGCTACTTTTATAATGGTACTTATGGGATTGTTGCTGATAGGTCTTGGGATTTTTAGATACAGTGATGTGTCTGGCTGGGGCTTTGGTGCTGTTGGTGTTGGTTTTTTTGCTAATGCCTGGGTTTTTAATGCTTTGAAAGGGAGAGTTTAAGAAAATTCAATATTAAGTGCAAAAAAACAATTGCAATATAAAATCAATAAAAAATAATTAATAAAAATAAAAACAAATGTCAGACGATAAGAAAGTAATTTTCTCAATGCAGAAATTGAGCAAAACCTATCAGGGAGCAGACAAGCCGGTCCTTAAGAATATTTATTTGAGTTTCTTTTACGGAGCTAAAATTGGTATTTTGGGTCTTAACGGTTCAGGAAAATCTTCTCTTTTAAAAATTATTGCAGGTGTAGATAAAAACTATCAGGGAGATGTCGTTTTCCAGCCAGGATACACTGTTGGATATTTGGAGCAGGAACCAATTTTGGATGATTCTAAAACTGTTTTAGAAATTGTTCAGGAAGGAGCCGCCGAAACAATGGCTGTTCTTAAAGAATATAATGACATCAATGATTTGTTTGGTCTTGAAGAAAACTACTCAGATCCAGACAAAATGGACAAACTGATGGATCGTCAGGCAGCTTTGCAAGACAAAATTGATGCTCTTGGTGCCTGGGAAATCGATACCAAACTTGAAATCGCAATGGATGCTTTACGTACTCCGGAAGGGGATACACCAATCAAAAACCTTTCAGGAGGTGAGCGTCGTCGTGTAGCTTTATGTCGTTTGTTGTTGCAACAGCCGGATGTTTTGCTTCTGGATGAGCCTACCAACCACTTGGATGCTGAGTCAGTTCTTTGGTTAGAGCAGCATTTAGCGCAATATTCAGGAACTGTAATTGCTGTAACGCACGACCGTTACTTCCTTGATAATGTAGCAGGTTGGATTTTGGAGCTGGATAGAGGAGAAGGTATTCCGTGGAAAGGTAATTATTCTTCATGGTTAGATCAAAAATCAAACCGTATGGCTCAGGAAGAAAAAGTAGCTTCTAAACGTAGAAAAACTTTAGAGCGTGAGCTTGACTGGGTTCGTCAGGGAGCAAAAGGTCGTCAGACCAAACAAAAAGCGCGTTTACAGAACTACGATAAATTATTAAACGAAGACCAAAAACAATTAGATGAGAACTTGGAAATCTACATTCCAAATGGTCCACGTTTAGGAACAAATGTTATTGAAGCTAAAAATGTAGCGAAAGCGTTTGGAGATAAATTATTGTATGATAATTTGAACTTCACATTGCCACAAGCCGGAATTGTTGGAATTATCGGACCAAACGGTGCAGGTAAATCTACCATTTTCAAAATGATTATGGGAGAGCAGCAAACCGATAGCGGGGAATTTTTGGTTGGGGAAACGGTAAAAATCGCTTATGTAGACCAGTCACACTCTAATATTGATCCGAATAAATCTATCTGGGAAAACTTTGCAGATGGTCAGGAATTAATTATGATGGGAGGAAAGCAGGTAAATTCAAGAGCATATTTATCACGTTTCAACTTTGGAGGTGGTGAGCAAAACAAAAAAGTGTCAATGCTTTCTGGTGGAGAACGTAACAGACTTCATTTAGCAATGACATTAAAAGAAGAAGGAAACGTACTTTTGCTGGATGAGCCTACAAACGACCTTGACGTAAATACGCTTCGAGCACTTGAAGAAGGTTTGGAGAATTTTGCCGGTTGTGCTGTAATTATTTCGCACGACAGATGGTTCTTAGACAGGATTTGTACACACATCTTAGCTTTTGAAGGAGATTCTGAAGTGTATTTCTTCGAAGGAAGTTTCTCTGACTATGAAGAAAACAAGAAGAAACGTCTTGGCGGTGATTTAACTCCAAAACGTTTGAAATATAGAAAATTGATTAGATAGTCTTTTTAATTTTCAATAATTTAAAATCCCAAATTCCAATTGTAAAATTGAAGTTTGGGATTTTTGTTTCACTAGATTTCTTCAGAATTATAATTTAGAAGAGCTGGGATTTGGAATTTTAAAATTGGAATTTTTCTAAAGAAACTTAGTCTTCAGTTCCGGAGTAGGAATCATACAGCTTTCTTTTTTGCCATACCATTTGTAACGGTTTCCGGCAATATAATCGTAAATGTAATTTCGAAGTTTTTCCGGAAAAATTTTAAAAATAGAAATTAAACTGTAAATCCCTGCTAATTCGTTTGCGATCTCAATAGCAGCTGAAGATTTATAGTAGTAAGCAATTCCCTGATGATATAAAATGATACTGCCAATTTTAGTTTGGTCGACACCTATATAAGTACAAATCTCTTTTCCTAAATCAGATTGCAAAGCCACAAACCTAAAAACATCTTTATTATCGTGCTTGATTATGAATTGCACGGCAGAGTTACATAAGTTGCAGACTCCGTCAAAGAGGATTATTTTTTTATTCCCGGCAGTAATTGCAAGGTACGAGGCAATCTCACTACGTACTTCCATTTTAATTAGAATTATTTAGTCATTATATTTTCTATCTCTTCATACAAATCTTTCCAGGTTGGGTTCATTGAACGAATTAAATCATTTTTCGTTTCTCTTGGAACCCGCCTTGATTTGC
The Flavobacterium flavigenum genome window above contains:
- a CDS encoding type I restriction enzyme HsdR N-terminal domain-containing protein, which codes for MQRLNFPIYNFRFKNNENKVSIFDEIRKKFIILTPEEWVRQHVVHYLMNEKKYPRSLINVEKVLTVNGLRKRYDVVVFNPDGSIHILVECKAPEVKISQATFDQIARYNMTMQARFLKVTNGLHHYYCQMDFENEKYEFLKSLPDYKEIY
- a CDS encoding thiol-disulfide oxidoreductase DCC family protein, whose product is MEVRSEIASYLAITAGNKKIILFDGVCNLCNSAVQFIIKHDNKDVFRFVALQSDLGKEICTYIGVDQTKIGSIILYHQGIAYYYKSSAAIEIANELAGIYSLISIFKIFPEKLRNYIYDYIAGNRYKWYGKKESCMIPTPELKTKFL
- a CDS encoding glycosyltransferase family 2 protein is translated as MDKIAVVILNWNGIKLLEQFLPSVIQFSPDAAIYVADNASTDDSVNFVQQHFPIVKIIKNTGNHGFAKGYNDALKEVNAEIYALVNSDIEVTENWLKPIIETFEAEKQTAIIQPKILDFKNKEYFEYAGAAGGFVDKYGYPFCRGRIFDTIEKDNGQYDDNCEIFWASGACFFIRKEVYDELEGFDESFFAHQEEIDLCWRTSNEGHIIKYNPKSVVYHVGGATLQQGNPKKTYLNFRNSLLMLVKNLPKRKLFFIILFRMILDGIAGMRFLTQGKIKHTLAVLHAHFSFYCMSVSYLKKRKDFQIQKYYTVKSIVFIYYIKKLTFFKEIFNTNQNIKN
- a CDS encoding CAL67264 family membrane protein, which produces MGMNKNTVLGWATFIMVLMGLLLIGLGIFRYSDVSGWGFGAVGVGFFANAWVFNALKGRV
- a CDS encoding OmpA/MotB family protein; protein product: MRKIAIALTVLMALTSCVSKKKYAELEAKNKETQDLLNSCTVKLNACLEEKAGLAATAASYKEHNQDLINSSKDLTVLTTKGAENLEKSLESLKEKDLKISRLQDALTKKDSVTLALVTSLKGAVGINDPDIEINVEKGVVFISIADKLLFKSGSYDVTDKAKSVLAKVAKVVNDKPDFECMVEGHTDNVPYKSNGILLDNWDLSVKRSTSIVRVLTNDLGVNPAKLIAAGRSSYIPLVPNDTAENKGKNRRTRIVVMPKIDQFYDMIEKEMKKQQQ
- a CDS encoding L-threonylcarbamoyladenylate synthase; the protein is MAEFIKIYPDKPSEAAIAKVVKVLQNGGLVIYPTDTVYGLGCDITNSRALEKIAKIKGVKLEKANFSFICHDLSNLSDYVRQIDTSTFKILKRALPGPYTFILPGNNNLPKEFKKKTTVGIRVPDNNIILEIVRQLGNPVVSTSIRDEDDVIEYTTDPELIFEKWQNLVDMVIDGGYGDNVGSTIIDLSEHEPVIVREGKGDIDIL
- the holA gene encoding DNA polymerase III subunit delta; protein product: MDEVVKIVNDIKAGNIKPIYFLMGEEPYYIDKLSEYIEQNVLSEEEKGFNQTVLYGRDVSVEDIVSTAKRYPMMADRQVVIVKEAQDLSRTIDKIESYVNNPMDTTVLVFCYKYKTLDKRKKVTKLLAQNGIVYESKKLYENQVGDWIKRVLAGKKYTIDPKANAMLVEFLGTDLSKINNELEKLQIILPQGTMITPQHIEENIGFSKDYNVFELRKAIGERNQLRAYKIAENFAHNPKEYPLVMTTGLVFGFFVQLLKYHGLKDKNPKNVAAAIGVNPYFLKEYDLAVKNYPMRKVSQIVGALRDVDLKSKGVGANALPQSDLLKEMLYKIFN
- the ettA gene encoding energy-dependent translational throttle protein EttA; this encodes MSDDKKVIFSMQKLSKTYQGADKPVLKNIYLSFFYGAKIGILGLNGSGKSSLLKIIAGVDKNYQGDVVFQPGYTVGYLEQEPILDDSKTVLEIVQEGAAETMAVLKEYNDINDLFGLEENYSDPDKMDKLMDRQAALQDKIDALGAWEIDTKLEIAMDALRTPEGDTPIKNLSGGERRRVALCRLLLQQPDVLLLDEPTNHLDAESVLWLEQHLAQYSGTVIAVTHDRYFLDNVAGWILELDRGEGIPWKGNYSSWLDQKSNRMAQEEKVASKRRKTLERELDWVRQGAKGRQTKQKARLQNYDKLLNEDQKQLDENLEIYIPNGPRLGTNVIEAKNVAKAFGDKLLYDNLNFTLPQAGIVGIIGPNGAGKSTIFKMIMGEQQTDSGEFLVGETVKIAYVDQSHSNIDPNKSIWENFADGQELIMMGGKQVNSRAYLSRFNFGGGEQNKKVSMLSGGERNRLHLAMTLKEEGNVLLLDEPTNDLDVNTLRALEEGLENFAGCAVIISHDRWFLDRICTHILAFEGDSEVYFFEGSFSDYEENKKKRLGGDLTPKRLKYRKLIR